Genomic DNA from Limanda limanda chromosome 8, fLimLim1.1, whole genome shotgun sequence:
AATTATCctgagatttgttttttaattagcGATCAGAAACATGTATGGAGCATTTCATCaggttaaaggtccagtgtgaagATTAAGGTGAAggggatctattgacagaaattgaatataaaacaatcctagtgatgttttcactcgtgtgtttCAACTAAATTATAGAAATTGTTGCTTTAGTTAGCCTAGAATGGGCTCTTTATATTGAAATGCTTTATATTTGCATCAGGGGGAGTCCAAGGTTAACATACTACATCAAgattaccacaggttctctttcatgtttggaaagggaggaggaggtgagggggatccagctgcaacatgacacttcaccactttatgtcacttaattctacacactgaaactttaaGAGAACATGTTGATTTTCATATTTGAATCAGCTCTCACCCCTTGTTTCATGATGTCGTTGGCATGATTGGCCACCTCCTTCACAAGAGCAAGGGCAGCTGAGTAAAAAGGAAATCACATACATGACAGATAAAGTCTCAAATCCACTGAAGTAAAAAGTGCACATGTGCAATAATGCGTTTTAATTTACCTTGTGTGTCCTTGTAATCATCCGAGTTCTCAGAGAGGTTCTTCAGATAATCTGAAACGAAATTCAACTCAGTGGCATCAAACACGAGGAAACTTCTTGGTACATTGGGTCACAAGGGCTCAGTGTTGTGTAGTAAATCATGTAATTCAATTATACAAGAGTGACGTGAGTTACATTCTTCACATTCTGGCACTGAGCGATCGACCCCGGTGCATTAGACTCATGACACTCTAAGCCCCTTCATGTTAAAGCTCGTGTTATGTCACCAAGATTTGGACCGGACTTCAAAAATCGTATTATATGTCAGCAGAGGACGCGAGACAGAAATGTacactgtatttgtttttatgtacaccAGGGGGCAGCATGACGCCTACGATGAGACGGCAGGCTGGTCGAACCTGTTTAGGAAATAGGATTTTAAGGAATGATCTTGATATAGATCAAGTTTGAGTTTGACTTAAAAATGATGCGTCAAGAAATTAACAGATTCACTTCTTACTTACTGCTGTAATCTGACATTTCATTCAGGGGCAAATGTAGGGGTGGgagcaggggtggactggccccagctgaaatctgattggcccctgcagtgcccctgtcctgtcagtagtcTTTTTTCATAAGGTTACAATACTAACAATACAAAAGTTCCCTCAGAATTTGTATTACATTtgcttttagatttttttactCAATGTTCTggaacaaggaacaattttctaaataatcagtgatgtgtggctttgaatcaaagctacagtaaacaaggaaatgACTTGTGCACCTTACTGAACCAGAAATAGTTTATGGAtattggacatataattggctGCTCTGTTTAAATTGTGGCCCCTCTCTGGCCCATGATGTGGACAATTTCTAGCACCGCCCCTGCCTTCATAAGACGTTACCTGTGAGCAGCATCTGGTACTGAGGAATCCTCTGAATAGGCTTCAGTAGGTAATGCTTCAGGGCCAAGCCAGCACAGCGTGGAGTGGCCTTGGAAAGACAATTACACActtcataaatcattttaagcaacacacacacacacacaacacatacataAACAATGACGTCATATCGACCCAAAACACGCTCCTCCCCCAGACAGACAGAACAGGTCTAACAGGCCTCGTTACCTCAAACTCCCGTACTACAGCTCCAAATGCTGGGTTCCTCTTGGTATGCTCTTCCAGCAAAGCCACATTCTTGTCAAACTCGCGGATGTAAGTGGAGTACATCTTCAGGTAGGGCCCtttcttcaggaaaatgtcGGCTAGCTGTGCACTCTCGTCCCTGTTCACAGAATGAAATGGCGTGAGATTAACCAGACCCATGTGACACCTCTGTACGCATATGTAACAATTCCAATGAAAACAACATATTATTTGACAGCTCAACACTATTGCCTGATTAAAGAGATGCTTGTGTGTgagttaaatgtgtgtttaattaCATCAAACAACACTCTTTGGTTGATGTGAAGCATCCATATCGTTTTGTTTAAAGGCAACTCCACATTTGTAAGGGCTAAGTCAGATATTACGTCAGAGATTTCAGAAGAAACTGAGTTTCCCAGTTGTAACTTTGATTTGAAAGATGACACGAATTCTGCTTTCAAGTTTGAAAGTGGTTATTAAAGTAATGGCAGCATTTAATTAGAGCCTGATGACACAGTTGGTATGTTGTTTGTTCACTGTCAATCAAGGCTAATTAAATCACATCCTGAAAGGCCTCATGACGTCAATAAGCGAGTTTTTGAATGTTCTTTAAATGTTAtagggtctttctgtgtggggTTTGCATGTTCTTTTCCAgtctgcgtgggttttctcAGAGAACTCCAGCTGCTTTTGATAgttcaaacacatgcagattagggttAGATTGATTGGAAAGTTGAAATTGaatgtaggtgtgaatgtgaacatgATCGGTTGTTTGTGTCCTTGTCTGAGCGGACAATCCCCCACTGCGTTGTTCAACctccggagaaagtccggacTCAGTTCTCCGGACATCCtacggagttcatgtctgaaaatggctcatGTCGGCCCCACGGTAcactggcaacctgtccagggtgtacctcgcctcacacacaatgacaaatgTAAAAGCACTTTTTTGTGATTATGTTACTCTACCATTTGGCCAATCTCTGCTTCAGCTCTCTCAGCAGGTCTTGGTTGAGTTCGTAGAGTTGTGGAAGGTAATACAGGATCTGGTTGAGAAGTCGCTCCTCAATCACGGGCTTCCCATTCTGACGAGAGGATTTGGACACCACATCTCGGAAGTCCTATTTATGTAAGAGAGgcggaaaagaaaaaaagtgtcaGAAGGAACAAATACAGGAAGTCAACTAAAAGCACAGTGGGGAAATTCAGAATATGCACAATTTTCTTTAGTTGTTTCTTGTTGAACTTCatctttatattttctttaaaatttaGCGCATTCTAAGAAATGGACTAAGTAGCACTGATTTAAAAGTTGTCTGCTCTACAAAGTCCAAAACCAAATCTTATTAGATAAAAGTCCAGGAACATTAAGCAGAAAAATTCatgaaaaagaaacactgaTTATCTCCACATTGTCAGTTTCTAGTGAATCAGGACTACAGAGAGACCCCAGAGGAGCCTGAGGCAATGTTTCTGCTCCTTTTTCTGATGATGTAAAGGATTTTTGGTGGTTTATGTGAACACATGGCAAATAAAAGTGCTTACACACTGGGCACCCAGCAGAGAGCTCCTGTGGTTATTATGTGCGATCTCTTCCTTCTACAACAGCTGACAGTGACGGAGGTGGGTCATGTGGATATTAGTCAAAAAACATGGATGATTCACGAGAGAAGTTCTTGTTGAATATGTGTGAGTTATGTTTTGTTGCTGCCTACAGGGAAGTGGCCACGGTCACTGATTGACTTAATCACAGCTGTAACTCTTTTTCTATTGTTTAGCATTTTAGAGACAATACGCATCCGTACAAAGAGCATAGCACTAACATGGCCATCAGTTTGTGGAACGCTGGCTGCCTGGTTGACATGAATGCACAAAGGCTAAATCTCCTCCACATTCTTGCTGTGACTGATCCTCATTACCGGACGCCATTCACCTTTGGTTCACAGAGACTCAATAACTTCCTGTCTGACCATCGCCTGAAACTCCGCCATACTTCATTCTTTTTTCAGAGCCGTCGTCtttcaaacatctgctcatATGACGGTTCATCTCATCAATTGTAAGCCTTTAACTTTGATACATGAGTTAAGTGACTGTTAGCGGTATTCAtcaggtgtctgtgtgtaagaTATGTGTGACCCCAGCCCAGTTGATGATGACAGAACACAACTGTTCtttgttgtctgtgtttaatATTCATGATGTTGGTATTTTGTGGTTTTGACTAAAATATCTCTACAGCCACAAGATGGATAGTTGCTGTGAAATATAATACATTCAGTACATTCTTGTTCACCCCAGGTTGAACTATAATAATGTAGGTATCAGGTGCCATCATCAGGACAAAATGTTCATATCTCTATAAAATGACCAAACATTTACTTAAAACTAATGTAAACCCTTTAAGTCGCTGCTGTAGCCTatgttgtctttgtttcttaTTTGCACAAGCTGGCACAAAAACCTAAATATGGACATTTTGCCTGTCTACCGTAGCCCAGTTAGTATGGTTATCATGACCATGTTAGCATGTGTGATGTTATCATTTAGCTCAAAGTGCCAAACGACCCACCACTGTGGACATGTTGGGAATGGTGTTAAACTACTTATTAAAGCAACATTATGTGACTTTTAATAAGTAACAGCGCCCTCTTCAGCCACATGTGGTAGTTAATTCTGTTGTGCTCCGTGTCCGAGCGATTAAGTGTTTTTTCATGTTGCCAATCAATCTGTAAAGTGGAGCTCTGACTGTGTAGTCCCACtgaatattacccatgatccccggcttcctgaaccagaggagcagctgctgtgacaaatacaacaaaagGTTTTAAGAATTATCAATATATTAAAAGTTGAACGCTGAATATTGCAGCACCACTTTCCTAATTCCAAGTCAGTGAACCATCAAACTAattctgaagctgctgttttaatgtAATTGTTGCAAAGCGTTGTTTTAAGGCCCAATTTTATAAAATGCTTTagcttttgttttgtaattgtCTGAAAGAGCCATCAAGTTTACATACTCACTGAGAGAGAATAAGACTAATACGGGTCCGTCAGCAGAAACTAATACTACTTATGTTGTACAAGTTACTTCATATTATATCTGTCACGAAAAGTTTGAGGGAAGTTAGCAAAGAAACCACATCATCACATCATGTTTGTGCCTTTGATCCAAAAATTATCAAATGTCCCCATAAACCACAAGGAGATGATGCGACTCTTTAAGTCCAGATGAGTGTAATGTTACCGTGAGATCACACTATTGCTGAAATTCAGGGGAAAACCATGAGGAATGTGATCTGTGGGGATGAGACTGAGGGGAGTTGGGTCTCTTTTCTGCTGCATGGGGTGTGACCCAGTGGTTTGCTAATCAAACACATATGGAGAATGTGGGCTCTCTCAGTAGACAAGCCCTAAGTACAATATATACAGAAAAACACCAGCCTATCTGCTCTTATCACAACAAACAGGGGGCCATGTTAGGGGTGATGTGTGTGGGGAGAGTTCTTACAACATGAAGAAGCTTCAGGACATCGACAAacctggaaaaacaacaaataggAACAGATTAATTATCTACGATGGATGAGTAGAGCAATAAAGAGCAATTTCctttaaatacaaagaaaaatgtattttctcaaTTACCTCTTTTATATAGTCATACTgacaattgttgttttatttgccaAGGTTTTCAGATTTCTGTCTCCACCCAATACAATGTAGTTGAAGGAAATTTTGTCTCCGGAGCTTGCAGcttaacatttttaaagtttctGTCAAATAATGTAAAGACCTTCCTGTgagttttaatttcataaaagTTAAATAGTCTTAAACTGTAAATGACAGTTGTggattattataatattataacttgaacaatggatcttgatgtaaaCAATCATGACACTGATGTTTATgtaactgatatttatgagtgtttgcAATATAGGTGCTAAATCCAAATAAAAGTGTGGATGAATTgacatgtggtttcataaggtgaCTATTGGGCCGTGGCAGGgatatgtgctctactgagtgacccTCTGGTTTAAAAAGGGTCCATGTGACTTGATTCTCGAGCACAAAACATGGCGGGACGCTTTTCTGCCTGAGTGTGTGACCTTGCATATAAATAAACCTCTTTTCAGTTCTtcagtgaatataaatgtggtttcaaagggaattgttgggccttggcacaGGTATGCACTCTAAATGCAAAATTGTCAGTATATTTGAGGTGTCTTTTCACGTTAAATGGGGGTGAAGGCAGAAATCTCAGAGACAGATATTTTCAAAACCTgggcaaataaaaccaaaatgcAGGGCTGCATCGTAGTAAGAGAAGAAAATTGTATTCATTTTAGGCATTTAAGTGATCTTAagcttttagaaaaaaatgaagaCTCTTACACACTCTCAGAGCTCATGATTTCAGTAGCGATGTGGTGAATCTTGCTCTTCTTCTGTCCACTCTGCGTCTCAATAAAGCAAAAACAGATATTAATTGTGATTCATTAGAAAATAACTTCTTACGATAGACATGTGAATCCTGAATAAGTCTGCAGCCATTTAAATGGGCAGTGGTTggacaaaataatagaaaacacCTGTCAGTAAAACCGAATGCAATTTAACAGACCCTGTGAAGAATAAATCCAGTGAGACAAGTCATAAATCATGAACAGCATCAACTCACCGCACTCTCCTCTGACTGCTCAGCGTCTCCTTTACTTGAGATGGAGCTGCTGTCGTTCTCGTCCTCCTCATCTGACGAAAAGGTGTTTACCATAAAATCATCATCGGACGGGCCCTCACCCAGGGGTTCCACCTCCTCACCGGCAGAGCTTCTGTTAAAAGGGGCACAATGtttgaaaggagaaaaaaagacagatgcCAAAGCATGAACTGTGCAGGTGTTATGGATACACACTAGCAGCTGCAGACATTTATCAAAACCACTGAATGCAGCCCAACGTGACACAAACCTTAGTCATTCTAATGGCACATGATTAGAATATAAAACAAGGCCACAAGAAAGGATGTTGTTGTTGAAAGACGTGGGCGAAAGAGATGAGGCCGAAATAAAAAGCACCTAGGTCAGCACATGTCATCTGCGGGAGCATGCATTTTTGTCAGAACAGCAGTATTCAAACATTTCCTGCCATGATCAAGAGGGAGTCATAAAAATATAAGCACACGGGAAAGGCAGCATGATGCAGCCCGAAAAAACATTCAATGATTATCAACAAAACTGTCACATGACACAAGGCCTGGTCCGGCTGCATGCCTCCACACGCAGAGCCAAAACACTGCCAAGTCCACCTGACGCAAAGTCCAATCCAGTCACTAACCACTAGTCGCAGTCGTCACACACTCTGTTCGTTTAACCTTGCAGCTGAAAAATGATGatgtgaagagagaggaggaaactgcACCAAAGACAAACCTCATATCTAAAATACCAGAATCCCCTGAGGGAGAAccatgtgtaaaacaacagcagctcccTGCACTGAACTGCAGATAATGAAAAACACCTAAAATACAAAACCAGCAAAGCCACTAAGCCGGAGTCAGTGGGTCTTTCTTCAAATAAGGTGTCTGCATTAGTTGTTGCATTTAAATGGGACTGGTCTGTGTTTGTGAGCTGCTCAACGTGTTTTCGACATGTGATTCAGGAACTAAAGCGGGCGACACGCTAAGCTACAGGAGGCAGAATGCACAGTTACACAAAGTGTAATCCTATTTTCCCCACTGACTTCTGTTCACTGGTCATTCGTAACATAACATACATTCTTTACTAGATGAGGCACATTACAAACATCCCTCTAAGGAGTTTAAATTTAATACAAGTGGGAATATGAATGGAGCAACTTGTGTAAACATCATCATCCAAACTAGATTGTGATTGTGATGACAGTCACAGAAACCTGGTTTCCGCTTTCTAACAATAATGTTTTGAGCTCACAGATAAAAATCTATCTCCTCCATTGTGTTTGAGTGGCACCAAAATCATCACCTACATCTTAACACTCTGAGTGGAAACAGATGAGATAACCCTTTGCCTTCGATCACAACCTGTTGCATTGAAGTGCATATTTATAGAAGCATTGTTTAAATGAGCCATCTGGATTTTTAAATCAACCCACAAACACCTGAGAGGCTTTGTAAGCAACTCTCCGCCGTACTTGTCAAACTCCCCAGACAGGAATCTGTAACAACaacgaaaaagaaaagacaatggCCCTGTTCATACCTGGCATTATTGTGTGACTCAGCTGATCTGCTTACAAGTGTGTCCTGTGTTCAGTGAGCcttctttttttacaaatgaTCCACAGTCACACTCTGTCATTTAATCGTTTACACataagtgctgctgctccgAGAAGCCTCAGGACTCAGAAAACAACCTAAATTTCCTCAAAGGAAATTCTTATGTGAGGTtatataaagacagaaaagaaagccAACACAATCTACCTTTCATAGTCTGTCGGTGGGAGACACTGTTGGTTTCCAGAGTTTTTCTCAAAGGTCATATacggctcctgctcctcatAAATCCCTTCATCATTATACATGTCTCGTTGCCAGGCCGGAGGCTGCGAGAAGGTCCCCACGTAGACGTTCTCGTAGTCTGGGATCTCCTCATAGTGACGGATGTTCTCGTAGTGAACATCTTGATCCATCCCAGGGGAGAGGTCATCTCCATCCACGCTTTGCTCCACTCCGATCAGAGGACAGGATAATTTACGTTCCAATCTTGGATGCTGTGAGAGGTTCTGACGTACATCCTGGAGACTGTCAACACTTTGCTCATTGTCGTTGGCAGTGCAGTCCGGGCTCTGGCCTCGTCTCCCTCTCAGCTTAGGCAGCATCTTCACCGAAAGCTTCAAGTCCAGCAGTTTCCGGAAGGAGTTCCTCCTCGGTGCGTCTGAGAAAACAAGGTCGGCAGCGCAGAACGACTTGGCTCTCTGTTTGCCCAGGCTGGACCGGGGGGGCTTAATGATTCCAGGTGGTATTAGGCTTCTTCTTGCTTTCGCATCTGGGGGCAGAGGCAGCTCCCTCATCGCTCTCTCCCTCAAAACACAATCTTGTCTGGGAAGCACCTCCTGCCTTTTCTCATCATCTCCTAATTTCccactttctttctcctcagggGATTCCTTCCTCTGGATCAACGTCATGTGGCTGCTCTGTCTCTGCGGCTTCTTCGGAAGCAGTCTGTGCACGACATGCTGTGCTGCCCCGGGGACGGCAGGAGGCTGGCTGGTATCCGGCTGATTGAGCAAAAAGCTAGAAGTCGGACAATGCGTGAGGTCGCTAAAGACTCTCTCCTGATCTTCCTTTCCTTCCATCTCCTTGTCCACCTCTTCGTTCTCCATGTCAACCGACACCTCCATCTCATAAGCGCTGCTGTCCCAGCCCAGGTCCTCCTCGTCCACATCCTTTGGCAGCATCTCAGGTGGCGCGCTCTCAGGTGCAGACAGAAAAGGCTTTTTCTTGGGTGGAGGGGCTGGCGGAGCACTGACCTTTCTCACAGTCAGAACAATCGGCTGCTTGTTGACTCTAACAGGTACACTGACAGACAGGGGTGTGCTGTCCTTCCCTTCCGATGACACCTTCACCTCTCTGACAttcacctccctcccttcctgtACGCTCATAGTctcttccctctgctcctccacctttTCCTGGGCAGCCAGAAGAGCTGTCCTGGGTTTCCTTGGCACTGGGACTGGTTTGGGTTGGGGCACGCAAGATATTTGCCCTGAGTCAAGAGCATCTTCCTTCGGCCCACGCCCAGGTGGACCCTGAGGCCTTACGTTACCGTTTGACTTATCGCTGCATG
This window encodes:
- the LOC133009572 gene encoding FYVE, RhoGEF and PH domain-containing protein 6-like, whose translation is MHKPPLAPKPKLVQPQRPGLSPSTTRRAGLSLPSPGTTRRIKPVLAPKPCLSKLTSAAVESKPLASKSPHQTSVTENPCAVGLLNSHNGIQQENKKPDWDYIIPICLCSQENCQCIRSTAAGRDKPEKELQKGKGEEKRKIPQTSRGVVESGERMDASKSHVMSDKPPQSASTNTHLTHHKPLQERLNLDKNPHTDITSSPVVNARPSPPQSTCSDKSNGNVRPQGPPGRGPKEDALDSGQISCVPQPKPVPVPRKPRTALLAAQEKVEEQREETMSVQEGREVNVREVKVSSEGKDSTPLSVSVPVRVNKQPIVLTVRKVSAPPAPPPKKKPFLSAPESAPPEMLPKDVDEEDLGWDSSAYEMEVSVDMENEEVDKEMEGKEDQERVFSDLTHCPTSSFLLNQPDTSQPPAVPGAAQHVVHRLLPKKPQRQSSHMTLIQRKESPEEKESGKLGDDEKRQEVLPRQDCVLRERAMRELPLPPDAKARRSLIPPGIIKPPRSSLGKQRAKSFCAADLVFSDAPRRNSFRKLLDLKLSVKMLPKLRGRRGQSPDCTANDNEQSVDSLQDVRQNLSQHPRLERKLSCPLIGVEQSVDGDDLSPGMDQDVHYENIRHYEEIPDYENVYVGTFSQPPAWQRDMYNDEGIYEEQEPYMTFEKNSGNQQCLPPTDYERSSAGEEVEPLGEGPSDDDFMVNTFSSDEEDENDSSSISSKGDAEQSEESATQSGQKKSKIHHIATEIMSSESVFVDVLKLLHVDFRDVVSKSSRQNGKPVIEERLLNQILYYLPQLYELNQDLLRELKQRLAKWDESAQLADIFLKKGPYLKMYSTYIREFDKNVALLEEHTKRNPAFGAVVREFEATPRCAGLALKHYLLKPIQRIPQYQMLLTDYLKNLSENSDDYKDTQAALALVKEVANHANDIMKQGDNFQKLIQVQCSLNGHHEIVQPGRIFLKEGVLMKLARKVMQPRKFFLFNDMLLYTTPVQSGQYKLNNILCLAGMRVSKPSQEAYQNELNIESVERSFILSASSARERDEWLGAISTAICDYTKKKISFITGKPLEEVEVTDGGDGAPLGSKAPIWIPDPRTTMCMICTCEFSLTWRRHHCRACGKVVCQSCSSNKHCLEYLKNQLARVCDQCFIVLQQQKSEGSISAALSPGSRNTFAFSRKQKKKPAALKEVSANTDNSSMSGYLQRSKGNKKQGKRLWFVIKDKVLYTYAASEDVAALESQPLLGFMLKVDSSQKLEFKLYHKNTLHHIFKAEDAQTAQRWIDSFKEATVL